A genome region from Columba livia isolate bColLiv1 breed racing homer chromosome 2, bColLiv1.pat.W.v2, whole genome shotgun sequence includes the following:
- the MAP3K8 gene encoding mitogen-activated protein kinase kinase kinase 8 — protein MCDQRLTLLAEFHVLSYNAKENKIRKLLGSPLDAGAAHEDTRGCGKGFTDATSQRHAVAVGRCHGRGGARSEERGRAGAALGPGQPGTGSHLPGNRNRNLDRSRPGPPPPARGGRRHLRPSPPPGVSRSSRPGGPGAGCVRTDGRTRCTASPGALRTATERCEIVISGKYGFKKHDVFRDYTETFLMVLCDATRINTRSGFAKWTVMEYMSTGSDSKEEIDLLLTNLNMSEVIDIMENLYPGGDLEVYEDSLITMCEEANQNEERAESLLFCEREVSFMSSVKYGTVEDLLAFANQVSNTAKPFKGCRQQESGILLNMITPKNGRYQIDSDVLLFPWKLTYRNIGSDFIPRGAFGKVYLAQDRETKKRMACKLVPVEQFKPSDVEIQACFRHENIAELYGAILWDETIHLFMEAGEGGSVMEKLESCGPMREFEIIWVTKHILKGLDFLHSKRIIHHDIKPSNIVFMSTKAVLVDFGLSVQMTEDIYYPKDLRGTEIYMSPEVILCRGHTTKADIYSMGATIIHMQTGIPPWVNRYPRSAYPSYLYIIHKQAPPLEDIAEDCSTSMRELLEAALERNPNHRLSAADLLKHEALHPPPEEQPRCQSLDSALFERKRLLARKELQLPENITDSSLCTGSMEESDLLKRQRSLYIDFGALAGYFNIVRGPPALEYD, from the exons ATGTGTGATCAGAGGTTAACCCTCCTAGCAGAGTTCCATGTGCTGAGTTACAAtgctaaggaaaacaaaatcag GAAGCTGCTGGGCTCCCCTCTGGATGCGGGTGCTGCCCACGAAGACACGAGGGGCTGTGGGAAGGGGTTCACCGACGCCACGAGCCAGCGACACGCAGTTGCCGTCGGGAGGTGCCACGGCCGGGGAGGTGCCAGGTCCGAGGagagaggcagagctggggctgcgctTGGCCCGGGGCAGCCCGGCACCGGCTCCCACCTTCCGGGAAACCGAAACAGAAACCTCGACCGGAGCCGCCCCGGTCCCCCGCCCCCGgcgaggggcgggcggcgcCACCTGCGCCCTTCCCCGCCTCCGGGAGTTTCCCGCAGCTCCCGGCcgggcggccccggcgctgGTTGCGTGCGTACGGACGGACGGACGCGCTGCACGGCCTCTCCTGGCGCCCTGCGG ACTGCTACAGAACGGTGTGAAATTGTCATCAGTGGTAAATACGGGTTCAAGAAACATGACGTCTTTAGGGATTATACTGAGACGTTTTTGATGGTTTTGTGTGATGCAACTAGGATAAATACAAG gagtgGTTTTGCAAAGTGGACAGTAATGGAGTATATGAGCACGGGTAGTGATAGCAAAGAGGAGATTGACTTGTTGCTAACTAATTTAAATATGTCGGAGGTGATAGACATAATGGAAAACCTTTATCCAGGTGGAGACCTTGAAGTCTATGAAGACAGCTTAATTACAATGTGTGAAGAGGCAAATCAAAATGAAGAACGTGCGGAATCTTTACTGTTTTGTGAAAGGGAGGTTTCTTTTATGTCCTCTGTCAAATATGGGACTGTCGAAGACCTTCTTGCTTTTGCAAATCAGGTGTCTAACACTGCAAAACCATTTAAAGGATGCAGACAGCAAGAATCTGGAATCCTCTTGAATATG ATCACACCCAAGAATGGGCGCTATCAAATCGACTCAGATGTGCTCCTGTTTCCATGGAAGCTGACTTACAGGAACATTGGCTCTGATTTTATTCCTCGTGGAGCTTTTGGGAAGGTGTACCTAGCCCAAGATAGAGAAACCAAGAAACGAATGGCATGCAAACTG GTCCCAGTGGAGCAGTTCAAACCATCGGATGTTGAAATACAGGCATGTTTCCGTCACGAAAACATTGCTGAATTATACGGTGCTATTCTGTGGGATGAAACAATCCATCTCTTTAtggaagctggagagggaggaTCTGTCATGGAAAAGCTGGAGAGTTGTGGTCCAATGAGagaatttgaaataatttgggTGACAAAGCATATTCTGAAAGGACTTGACTTTCTCCACTCCAAGAGGATTATCCACCACGACATCAAAC caagCAACATTGTCTTTATGTCAACTAAGGCTGTTCTGGTGGATTTTGGCCTAAGTGTTCAAATGACTGAAGACATTTACTATCCCAAAGACCTTAGAGGAACCGAG ATTTACATGAGCCCTGAAGTTATCCTCTGCAGAGGCCACACAACAAAAGCAGACATCTACAGCATGGGAGCTACTATTATTCATATGCAAACTGGCATCCCACCCTGGGTGAACAGATATCCTCGTTCTGCATATCCGTCCTACCTCTATATT aTACATAAGCAAGCTCCTCCCTTAGAGGACATTGCTGAAGACTGCAGCACTTCCATGAGAGAATTGCTAGAAGCAGCTCTAGAAAGGAATCCTAATCATAGGCTGTCTGCAGCAGACTTACTGAAACATGAAGCCTTACACCCACCCCCAGAGGAGCAGCCACGGTGCCAGAGTTTGGACTCTGCAttgtttgaaaggaaaagacTCCTCGCAAGGAAGGAGCTGCAGTTGCCAGAAAACATTACAG ATTCCTCATTGTGTACTGGGAGCATGGAAGAGTCAGACCTGCTGAAGAGGCAAAGATCGCTCTACATAGACTTTGGAGCTCTAGCTGGTTACTTCAATATAGTTAGGGGACCACCAGCCTTAGAATATGACTGA